CGTAGGCGGCCAGCAGCGTGTCGGAGGCGACCGCTTCGACCCAGTCGTAGCTGCCACAGTCCCACGGCTGCGGGCCCAGGTGCAGGCAGAAGTGCCCGATCCACGAGTGGCCGTCATCGAGGCTGAAGGCCAGCCAGTCGCCCGGACGACCGTAGATCACTGCCAGCACGCCGTTGTCCAGGCGGCAGGCATTGGGCCAGACACCGCGGTCGGCAATGGGATCGGCCACGCTCCAGGTGCGCCCGTCGTCCACCGAGCGGCTCAGGTACAGCGGGGAATAGCGGGCGTCGTAGCGCCCCCCGCTGCGCATGAAGCACAGCACTTCGCCGTTCGGCAGGGTCAGCAGCCCCGGCTCGTCGAAGCCTTCGATCCGCACGTGGTCGCCGGGCGTGAGGTCCGACGCCACCGTGGCCCGGTAGTGCCAGCTCCGTCCCCGGTCCGTCGAGCGCACGACGTAGGTGCTGTACTTGCGATGACCCGTAAATCGCCCGTGCGCGCCGGCCAGCAGGCTGCCGTCGCTGAGCACCACGATGTTGTGATCGACGTACGAGTCCACGTGGAAGCCCCAGCGCTCGCTCTCGCCTTCGGCGAGCTGCGGAACGCCGGAGATCTCCACCGCCTCCGCGGCAAACGTTTGCCCCCCGTCGGTCGAACGGAAGCCGCGGCCCAGGTACACGCCCGATCGATCCGTCTTGCCGAGCCAGGGTTCCTCGGAACCCTCTAGGCCGATCAACTCGCCGTCGGAGAACTGGTAGACGTGCCAACTCGGCCACGCCGGCGCCGGCTCCCAGGTCTGGCCCGCGTCCGGTGACGCGCGCCAGGTCATCGCGCCGTCCTCCGAGGGGACGTTGCCCGCGATCAGGCGGCCATCGCGAAGATTGAACAGGAATCCGACGGGACAGAAGCGGTCTTGCTCGGGAATCAGCGTGATGGTGTTCTCGACCTGGATCGTCAGGCCGGGCAGCTCGTAGCGCCCGCGGCACCGGGCTTCGTGGTCGACGGGCATGGTCTTGGCAGCCATTTGGCGCTCGCTTTCCGCTCACGGGGGATCGCCGGGCGCCGATGGTACCCCCAGGGGATTGCGCCGGACCCAGAGCACGCACCACCGTACGCGAGTGCGGCAAGCGCCTACCATGCGGCCAATGAGCCGTTGAATCGAGGAGAACCCGCGATGACCGAGTCCCAGATCCGCGAGCGTGTGTTGGCCGAGGTCGATGCGCTGGCCGACGACCTGGTCCAGATGACCATCGACACCGTCCGCATCCCGTCGGTGAATCCCACCTATCCGGGCATCGACCAGGAGGCGGCGCGAGGCGGCGAGACCCGCGTGAACGAGTTTTGCCAGCCGCTGATGGAGGCCGCGGGCCTGGAGACCGACCTGTGGGAAGCGGAAGAGGGTCGCGCCAACCTGGCGGGCACGCTTCGCGGTGCGGGCGGGGGACGGTCGCTCCTGTTCAACGGCCACGTGGACGTGGTGCCGCCCGGACCGGACGCCAACTGGAGCAAGACCGGGCCGTGGAGCGGCGAGGTCATCGACGGCAAGATCTGGGGGCGCGGCTCCTGCGACATGAAAGGCGGCAACGCCGCCACGCTGACGGCGCTGCGCGCGGTGCTGAATGCGGGCCTGCGACCAAAGGGCGACGTGATCCTCGAGTTCGTCGTTGGCGAGGAGATGATGAACACGGAGGCCGGCACCGGCGCGGCCATTGAGCGCGGCTACACGGCGGATGCGGCGATCGTGGCCGAGGCCTCCGGACCTCCCTACCGCCTGGGCATCATCCCGGCCTCGCCCGGTCTGCTTTACATGGCGCTGACGGTCAAGGGCCGCGCGGTGCACGCCTCGATGCGCGACGAGCTGATTCGCGCGGGTGGCGGCGGCGCGGCCATCGGCGTGTCTTCCATCGACAAGGCGCAGTTGATCATGGACGGCCTGCGCCAGCTCGAGGAGGAGTGGGGGCAAACCAAGTCGCATCCGATGTTCAAGCGACCGGGGCACTTCACGATCTACCCGGGGTTCGTGCAGGGCGGTCCGAACGGGCCGTTCGTGATCTCGGAAGAGAGCCGCGTCGAATACGCCATCTGGCACCCGCCCCAGGAGCCGGTGGACGACGTCAGGGCCGAGATCGAGACTCACATCGCGCGGGTGGCGGCCACGGACTCGTGGCTGCGGGACAACCCGCCCAAAGTCGAGTGGCTGCTCTGGTGGCCGCCGTTCGACGTCTCGCCCGACGAGCCCATCTGCAAGGCGCTCGAGGCCGCCTACACGGGCGTGTTCGGCACGGAAGCGCCCTACTACGGCTTCGCCGCCGTCGACGACGGGGCGTTCCTGAACCGCGCGGGTATTCCGGCCATCACCATCGGCCCGGGGAGCCTGCTGGTGGCGCACGGTCCCGATGAGCACGTGGAGATCGACGAGCTGATCGACGCGGCCAAGATCTACGCGCTGGCGATCGTCGAGTGGTGCGGCGTCGCATCATAGGGCCCGCGGCAAGCTTCAGCCGACAGAGGCGCCCCGCATGAGTCGCACCCACTCCTGCGAACCCACGATGACGGATGAGGACGTGGTGTGGTTCTGCCGCAACGGCTACTGGATCCTCGAAGCGGCGGTGCCAGACGAGATCAACCGGCGAGCGCTGGACTATCTGGCGTCGAACACGCGCGGGGAACCCACTGAAATCCTGCAAGAGGACTGGTTCGTCGACGGCGTGATTCTCAACCCCGCGGCCGCCGGGGCGGTGCGCTCACTGCTGGGAGACGATTTCGCCCTGCCGACGCTGATGGCCAACCACCGGGGCCGGGGACCGGCCAAGCCCCAGGATTGGCACCGGGACAGCGGCTCACGCCAGGGGCCGGAACTGAACTACCTGCAGGTCTTCTACTACCCCCAGGACGTGCCGCCGGAGATGGGTCCCACGGAGCTGCTGCCGGGCTCACACTTCCTCTACCAGCGGGAAAAGCACATGGCGCACTACGGGGCGATCAAGGGCAGCGTGCTCACCGCCGGGCCGGCCGGTTCGATCTTCATCACCGCCTACAACATCTGGCACCGCCGGGCGGCCCGCACGGCGCCG
Above is a window of Chloroflexota bacterium DNA encoding:
- a CDS encoding phytanoyl-CoA dioxygenase family protein, translated to MSRTHSCEPTMTDEDVVWFCRNGYWILEAAVPDEINRRALDYLASNTRGEPTEILQEDWFVDGVILNPAAAGAVRSLLGDDFALPTLMANHRGRGPAKPQDWHRDSGSRQGPELNYLQVFYYPQDVPPEMGPTELLPGSHFLYQREKHMAHYGAIKGSVLTAGPAGSIFITAYNIWHRRAARTAPAAAGVRHLLKYNYWRTVDPRRDWIVNPEFDVASADFVVDGLRFADGVRDCVDAAEMYFWLCGKIDEFHYLGGQSWPADILLSKPTPGSDERARYRRRFGVPGDITDRRERQSGRR
- a CDS encoding sialidase family protein, yielding MAAKTMPVDHEARCRGRYELPGLTIQVENTITLIPEQDRFCPVGFLFNLRDGRLIAGNVPSEDGAMTWRASPDAGQTWEPAPAWPSWHVYQFSDGELIGLEGSEEPWLGKTDRSGVYLGRGFRSTDGGQTFAAEAVEISGVPQLAEGESERWGFHVDSYVDHNIVVLSDGSLLAGAHGRFTGHRKYSTYVVRSTDRGRSWHYRATVASDLTPGDHVRIEGFDEPGLLTLPNGEVLCFMRSGGRYDARYSPLYLSRSVDDGRTWSVADPIADRGVWPNACRLDNGVLAVIYGRPGDWLAFSLDDGHSWIGHFCLHLGPQPWDCGSYDWVEAVASDTLLAAYGRTDPNNPRMSEVSGTFITVTRT
- a CDS encoding ArgE/DapE family deacylase → MTESQIRERVLAEVDALADDLVQMTIDTVRIPSVNPTYPGIDQEAARGGETRVNEFCQPLMEAAGLETDLWEAEEGRANLAGTLRGAGGGRSLLFNGHVDVVPPGPDANWSKTGPWSGEVIDGKIWGRGSCDMKGGNAATLTALRAVLNAGLRPKGDVILEFVVGEEMMNTEAGTGAAIERGYTADAAIVAEASGPPYRLGIIPASPGLLYMALTVKGRAVHASMRDELIRAGGGGAAIGVSSIDKAQLIMDGLRQLEEEWGQTKSHPMFKRPGHFTIYPGFVQGGPNGPFVISEESRVEYAIWHPPQEPVDDVRAEIETHIARVAATDSWLRDNPPKVEWLLWWPPFDVSPDEPICKALEAAYTGVFGTEAPYYGFAAVDDGAFLNRAGIPAITIGPGSLLVAHGPDEHVEIDELIDAAKIYALAIVEWCGVAS